A window from Salvia miltiorrhiza cultivar Shanhuang (shh) chromosome 2, IMPLAD_Smil_shh, whole genome shotgun sequence encodes these proteins:
- the LOC131008909 gene encoding FACT complex subunit SPT16-like translates to MPEERNGLTANANMSAGNKYTIDLPTFSRRLQALYKHWQQHKDELWGSADVLVVATPPPSEDLRYLKSSALNIWLLGYEFPDTIMVFGEKNIHFICSGKKASLLEVVKASAKETVKAEVVVWVKAKNENGSTQIDKVLRAIRSQPKSDDHDTPVVGNIAREDPEGKLLELWSDKLKASGLTLSDISNGLSDLFAAKDKNEITCIKKAAYLTAYVMKNFVLPEVLKVIDEEKKVTHSELMEETEKAISDPLKIGVKLKAENVDICYPPIFQSGGNFDLRPSATSTDDLLYYDSPSVIICAVGCRYNSYCSNVARTYLIDTDAVQTKAYEVLLRAHEAAIHALKPGNKVSAVYDAALTIVKRDAPELVPHLTKSAGTGIGLEFRESGLTLNGKNERLLKEGMAFNVSLGFKDLQSKSSNPKSQNFSLLLADTVIVTDAVCYVATSGSPKVPKDVAYCFNEDVEEEEQRGVNMEPNARAALYSKATLRSDNGEISKEELRKQHQAELARQKIEETARRLVGVGSANGDGRATVKSASDLVAYKSINELPPPRAMMIQVDQKHEAILIPIYGCMVPFHVATVKTVSSQQDTNRNCYVRIIFNVPGTPFTPHDANSLKNQGVIYLKEVSFRSKDPRHISEVVQQIKTLRRGVMARESERAERATLVTQEKLELAGNKFKPIRLHDLWIRPNFGGRARKLSGTLEAHSNGFRYSTSRADERVDIMYGNIKHAFFQPAEKEMITLLHFHLHNHIMVGNKKTKDVQFYVEVMEMVQNISSGKRSAYDPDEIEEEQRERDRKNKINMEFQQYVNRVNDLWGQPQLRLDLEFDQPLRELGFHGVPYKASAFIVPTSSCLVELIETPFLVISLSEIEIVNLERVGLAQKNFDMAIVFKDFKRDVMRIDSIPSSSLDGIKEWLDTTDTKYYESRLNLNWRPILKTIMDDPQQFIEEGGWEFLNLEGTDSDSDNSAESDKGYEPSDAEPESESEDDDSESESLVESEDDEEESEVESEEDKGKTWEELEREASNADREKGNESDSEDERRRRKMKTFGKARAGPSSAASKRSKFR, encoded by the coding sequence ATGCCTGAAGAACGAAATGGCCTGACTGCAAATGCCAACATGTCAGCTGGCAATAAATATACAATTGACTTGCCTACGTTCAGTAGGCGGTTGCAAGCTCTTTACAAGCACTGGCAACAGCACAAAGATGAGCTTTGGGGTTCTGCCGATGTCCTTGTTGTTGCCACACCGCCTCCTTCAGAGGATTTGCGATACCTAAAATCTTCTGCTCTTAACATCTGGTTACTTGGATATGAGTTTCCAGATACAATTATGGTTTTCGGGGAGAAGAATATCCATTTTATTTGCAGTGGTAAGAAAGCATCATTGCTTGAGGTTGTCAAAGCATCTGCCAAAGAGACTGTAAAGGCGGAAGTTGTAGTATGGGTTAAAGCAAAAAATGAGAATGGAAGCACTCAAATTGATAAGGTGCTACGGGCTATCCGTTCTCAGCCAAAGTCAGATGATCATGATACACCTGTAGTTGGGAACATAGCTCGGGAAGACCCAGAGGGGAAACTCTTGGAGTTATGGTCAGATAAGTTGAAGGCTTCAGGTCTAACCCTGAGTGATATATCAAATGGATTATCTGACCTTTTTGCTGCTAAGGACAAAAATGAGATTACATGTATAAAGAAAGCCGCTTACTTGACTGCTTATGTAATGAAGAACTTTGTTCTTCCAGAGGTTTTAAAGGTGATTGATGAGGAGAAGAAAGTGACACACTCAGAACTGATGGAGGAGACAGAGAAGGCTATAAGTGATCCTCTAAAGATTGGTGTCAAACTAAAAGCTGAAAATGTAGATATTTGTTACCCTCCAATCTTTCAGAGTGGTGGGAACTTTGATCTCCGGCCTAGCGCAACAAGCACGGATGATTTGCTATACTATGATTCTCCCAGTGTTATCATTTGTGCAGTTGGGTGTCGCTACAACAGTTATTGTTCAAATGTTGCCAGAACATATCTTATTGATACTGATGCAGTGCAAACCAAGGCTTATGAAGTTCTTCTTAGGGCTCACGAGGCTGCTATTCACGCGCTGAAGCCTGGGAACAAGGTTAGTGCTGTATATGACGCTGCTTTGACTATAGTGAAGAGAGATGCTCCTGAACTGGTTCCTCACCTAACAAAATCTGCTGGAACGGGCATTGGTCTTGAGTTTCGTGAATCTGGATTGACTCTTAATGGGAAGAATGAAAGACTGTTGAAAGAAGGCATGGCTTTCAATGTTTCCCTTGGTTTCAAGGATCTGCAATCAAAATCGAGCAATCCAAAGAGCCAGAATTTCTCACTATTGCTCGCAGATACAGTTATTGTTACGGATGCTGTTTGTTATGTTGCAACGTCGGGCAGCCCTAAAGTTCCTAAAGATGTTGCCTATTGCTTCAATGAAGATGTAGAGGAAGAAGAGCAGCGCGGAGTCAACATGGAACCTAATGCCAGGGCTGCTTTGTATTCCAAAGCAACGCTTCGTTCAGACAATGGGGAGATCTCCAAGGAAGAACTTAGGAAGCAGCACCAGGCAGAACTTGCTCGCCAGAAGATTGAGGAAACTGCTCGTCGCCTCGTCGGTGTGGGATCAGCTAATGGAGACGGAAGAGCTACTGTAAAATCAGCAAGTGATCTAGTTGCCTACAAAAGTATTAATGAACTACCACCACCTAGGGCAATGATGATTCAAGTTGACCAGAAGCATGAAGCTATTCTAATTCCCATCTATGGATGTATGGTACCTTTTCATGTTGCTACAGTTAAAACTGTGTCGAGCCAGCAGGACACTAATCGAAATTGCTATGTTCGTATTATCTTTAATGTACCCGGCACACCCTTCACTCCTCATGATGCCAATTCTTTAAAGAACCAAGGGGTGATATACTTGAAGGAGGTCTCGTTCAGATCCAAAGATCCAAGGCACATAAGTGAAGTGGTGCAGCAGATTAAAACACTTAGGCGTGGTGTCATGGCTAGGGAATCTGAAAGGGCTGAGAGAGCTACTCTGGTCACCCAGGAGAAACTTGAACTTGCAGGGAATAAGTTCAAGCCGATAAGGTTGCATGATTTGTGGATACGTCCAAATTTTGGTGGACGTGCAAGGAAGTTGAGTGGCACATTAGAAGCACACTCAAATGGGTTCCGCTATTCTACTTCAAGGGCAGATGAGCGTGTTGATATTATGTATGGCAACATAAAGCATGCTTTCTTCCAGCCGGCAGAGAAAGAGATGATTACCCTTCTTCACTTTCACTTGCACAACCACATTATGGTTGGAAACAAGAAAACCAAGGATGTGCAATTCTATGTCGAGGTGATGGAGATGGTTCAGAACATCAGCAGTGGGAAGAGATCTGCTTATGATCCAGATGAGATTGAGGAGGAACAAAGGGAGAGAGATaggaaaaacaaaattaatatgGAATTCCAGCAGTATGTGAACAGGGTGAATGATCTGTGGGGGCAGCCCCAACTACGGCTGGACTTGGAGTTTGATCAACCTCTGAGAGAACTTGGTTTCCATGGGGTACCATATAAGGCCTCGGCTTTTATTGTTCCAACTTCTAGCTGTTTGGTTGAGCTAATAGAAACACCTTTTCTGGTGATCTCGTTGAGTGAGATTGAGATTGTCAATTTGGAACGAGTGGGTCTAGCGCAAAAGAATTTCGATATGGCAATTGTTTTCAAGGACTTCAAGCGTGATGTAATGCGGATTGATTCTATCCCGTCTTCCTCGCTTGATGGGATTAAGGAATGGTTGGACACTACTGACACCAAGTACTATGAGAGTAGGCTGAATCTCAACTGGCGCCCTATTCTAAAGACTATTATGGATGACCCGCAGCAATTCATAGAAGAGGGTGGCTGGGAATTTTTGAACTTGGAAGGTACCGACTCCGATTCTGATAACTCAGCTGAGTCTGATAAAGGTTATGAGCCATCTGATGCAGAGCCTGAGTCAGAATCAGAAGATGATGATTCAGAGAGTGAATCATTGGTAGAATCTGAAGATGACGAGGAAGAATCAGAAGTTGAATCTGAGGAAGACAAGGGCAAGACTTGGGAGGAGTTGGAACGGGAAGCTAGCAATGCGGATCGGGAGAAGGGCAATGAGTCGGACAGCGAGGACGAGCGTAGGAGAAGAAAGATGAAGACTTTTGGTAAGGCAAGAGCAGGACCTAGTAGTGCTGCCTCAAAACGCTCCAAGTTTCGGTAG
- the LOC131009031 gene encoding uncharacterized protein LOC131009031: MGSEGPAPAVTVHVTGFKKFHGVAENPTETIVNNLQSYMKKRGLPKGLILGTCTVLETAGQGALVPLYQTLQSALSKDANGPNLGRVIWVHFGVNSGATRFAIEQQAVNEATFRCPDEMGWKPQRVSIVPADGGISRVRETSLPVEEITKSLAKMGYEVTTSDDAGRFVCNYVYYHSLRFAEQNGIKSVFVHVPLFLTIDEETQMQFAATLLEILASID, from the exons ATGGGGTCTGAAGGTCCTGCTCCTGCAGTAACAGTCCATGTGACAGGGTTCAAGAAATTTCATGGGGTTGCAGAAAATCCAACTGAGACAATTGTGAATAACCTCCAATCCTATATGAAGAAAAGGGGTCTGCCAAAAGGGCTGATTCTTGGTACTTGTACAGTTCTTGAAACTGCAGGACAAGGAGCTCTCGTTCCCTTATATCAAACTTTGCAATCTGCTTTGAGTAAGGATGCCAATGGGCCAAATTTGGGGAGAGTTATCTGG GTTCATTTTGGGGTTAATAGTGGAGCAACAAGATTTGCTATAGAGCAACAAGCTgtcaatgaagctactttccgTTGTCCTGATGAGATGGGATGGAAGCCCCAG AGAGTTTCCATTGTCCCAGCAGATGGTGGGATCTCACGAGTTCGGGAG ACCTCTCTTCCTGTTGAGGAGATAACAAAATCATTGGCGAAGATGGGGTACGAAGTGACAACATCGGATGATGCTGGTCGATTCGTTTGCAATTATGTATACTACCACTCGTTGCGGTTTGCAGAGCAGAATGGGATAAAATCAGTGTTTGTTCATGTTCCTCTCTTCTTGACTATAGATGAGGAGACTCAAATGCAGTTTGCTGCTACTCTGTTGGAGATACTTGCCTCTATAGATTAG
- the LOC131009050 gene encoding protein NEGATIVE REGULATOR OF RESISTANCE-like, whose protein sequence is MDGEKKKRKMDESGAHDEAEEEKMEKFFALIKSTREVRERLVGAPENRERAAADKRQPPPWNPTFVLEDFVETPSAPAPAPEVEKEGTSAEGEKPEKSDEKGFDLDLNLSL, encoded by the coding sequence ATGGACggagagaagaagaaaaggaaaatggATGAATCTGGTGCTCATGATGAAGCTGAAGAAGAGAAGATGGAGAAGTTCTTCGCATTGATTAAAAGCACCAGGGAAGTGCGGGAACGCCTCGTCGGTGCTCCGGAGAACAGAGAAAGAGCCGCCGCAGATAAGCGACAACCGCCGCCCTGGAATCCCACATTCGTCTTAGAAGATTTCGTGGAGACGCCGTCGGCACCTGCGCCGGCGCCGGAGGTGGAGAAAGAAGGCACTTCCGCGGAGGGAGAGAAACCAGAGAAAAGTGATGAAAAAGGATTCGATTTGGACCTCAATCTCTCTTTGTAG